A DNA window from Fusarium fujikuroi IMI 58289 draft genome, chromosome FFUJ_chr11 contains the following coding sequences:
- a CDS encoding probable alfa-L-rhamnosidase: MLSVTDVRFEHYQAPNTLGVQESTPRISWKIAQHDTRSAQNGYEIELTKYGPSQEVHDVLTTSQQSQENILILWPFREPLQSREHVSIRVRVWDEQEEKSPWSKPAHLEVGLLHRSDWTCERIAAPWASETTEASPENLFRRQFALRNSPVKARLYVTAQGVYEAEINGQRVGDYFLAPGWTSYYGRLQYQSYDVLSHLINGTNCIGIRVAEGWFCGRIGFEGGHRNIWGPHTALLAQLEVTYEDGQRCIIESDGSWKVIQGPTRLAEIYDGEKYDMTMEVLNWSSVMDQERPRGWTDAQTLRFPPVSTELVAGFAEPGRRIGTISPVKEITTPSGKRVLDFGQNLVGYLRLSGIRGSDGHKITLQHAEVMENEELCTRPLRICQAKDEITLKYSPTELCLEPRFTFHGFRYAQVDNWPGCFDMSCIEAVVCHTDMKSAGYFSCSDPLLNQLYRNIVWGMRGNFLSVPTDCPQRDERLGWTGDLSLFGPTGCLIYDCFGILKNWLIDLAFDQDVLDGVPPMVSPNATLPDPIWCRRVPCAIWHDVTIIAPWTLYQESGDESILVQQYDSMMKWMKVLPRQASGLWDPKPFQLGDWLDPAAPPDQPWKGATDAKMVSNMFLLQSLDLMSKICGVLGRKDEQQRFKEDYHTTRIEFQQEYVTPRGRITSDSQATYALAICLDLLDPAQRVRAGDRLVELVRKNEFKVSTGFAATPFLCEALASTGHIQVAYAMLLEKGCPSWLYPVTMGATTVWERWDSMLPDGSINPGEMTSFNHYAFGAIAKFMYERVAGLQRLEPGWRRVRISPAIGATFSRAAASHVSPQGTICFEWETRVIDGDTEEFTIETTVPPNTVAEIILPGLEKEEVKEVGCGEWTFRSHFRRDYEWPVSPLPPKS; this comes from the exons ATGTTGTCAGTAACTGATGTTCGCTTCGAGCATTATCAGGCTCCCAATACTCTCGGGGTTCAAGAGTCCACGCCGCGAATCTCTTGGAAGATCGCACAACACGACACTCGCAGTGCACAAAATGGATACGAGATCGAGTTGACCAAGTACGGTCCTAGCCAAGAGGTCCACGATGTATTGACTACAAGTCAACAATCCCAGGAAAATATCCTTATTCTATGGCCATTTAGAGAACCTCTTCAGTCTCGTGAGCATGTATCAATTCGTGTTCGAGTTTGGGATGAGCAGGAGGAAAAGAGTCCCTGGAGTAAGCCTGCCCATCTTGAAGTAGGGCTATTGCATCGGTCAGATTGGACCTGCGAACGCATCGCCGCCCCATGGGCTTCAGAAACGACAGAAGCTAGCCCTGAAAACTTGTTCCGCAGGCAATTTGCTCTTCGCAACTCGCCTGTCAAAGCACGACTCTATGTCACCGCGCAAGGAGTTTATGAAGCTGAGATCAATGGGCAACGCGTCGGTGATTATTTCCTCGCTCCAGGATGGACATCTTATTATGGACGACTCCAGTACCAGAGTTATGATGTTCTTTCGCACCTAATCAACGGTACGAATTGTATTGGAATCAGAGTTGCAGAGGGATGGTTTTGTGGCCGTATTGGGTTTGAAGGCGGACACAGAAACATATGGGGTCCTCATACTGCTCTTCTTGCGCAGTTGGAAGTTACTTACGAAGATGGTCAAAGATGCATAATAGAGAGCGATGGTTCGTGGAAGGTTATACAAGGCCCAACTCGCTTGGCGGAGATATATGATGGAGAGAAATATGACATGACAATGGAGGTGCTAAATTGGTCATCGGTGATGGATCAAGAAAGGCCGAGAGGATGGACAGATGCACAAACGCTGAGATTCCCACCTGTATCAACAGAGCTCGTTGCAGGCTTTGCAGAACCAGGGCGTCGGATCGGAACCATATCTCCTGTCAAAGAGATCACGACACCAAGTGGGAAAAGGGTCCTTGACTTTGGTCAGAATCTCGTTGGATATCTACGTCTATCAGGCATCAGAGGATCGGATGGACACAAGATTACCCTCCAACATGCCGAAGTCATGGAGAACGAAGAGCTTTGTACTCGGCCTTTGAGAATATGCCAAGCGAAGGACGAGATAACACTCAAATATTCGCCGACAGAGCTATGCTTGGAACCACGATTCACTTTCCATGGATTTCGGTACGCTCAGGTTGACAACTGGCCCGGTTGCTTTGATATGTCCTGTATCGAAGCTGTTGTGTGTCACACTGACATGAAATCCGCTGGTTACTTCTCTTGCTCAGACCCACTGCTAAATCAACTATATCGGAATATCGTCTGGGGTATGAGAGGCAACTTCCTTTCAGTGCCGACTGATTGTCCTCAGAGAGATGAACGACTCGGCTGGACTGGAGATCTGTCTCTCTTTGGCCCTACAGGGTGCCTTATTTATGACTGCTTTGGCATATTGAAGAACTGGCTAATCGATCTTGCATTTGACCAGgatgttcttgatggcgTTCCTCCAATGGTCAGCCCTAATGCCACTCTCCCAGATCCGATCTGGTGTAGAAGAGTACCATGCGCCATTTGGCATGATGTCACGATTATAGCACCCTGGACCCTTTATCAAGAGAGCGGAGATGAGAGTATCCTAGTTCAGCAATATGATAGCATGATGAAGTGGATGAAGGTTCTCCCTCGACAGGCTTCAGGACTATGGGATCCAAAACCCTTTCAACTCGGC GACTGGCTTGACCCGGCAGCTCCACCAGATCAGCCATGGAAAGGCGCAACAGACGCAAAGATGGTGTCAAATATGTTTTTGCTACAAAGTCTAGATCTCATGAGCAAGATATGTGGCGTGTTGGGGCGGAAGGATGAGCAGCAGAGATTCAAAGAGGACTACCACACAACGCGAATCGAATTCCAGCAAGAATATGTCACACCACGGGGACGCATCACCTCAGATTCCCAAGCTACGTATGCACTAGCTATTTGTCTTGACCTCCTTGACCCAGCACAACGAGTACGAGCTGGAGATCGGCTTGTGGAGCTCGTACGTAAGAACGAGTTCAAAGTCAGCACAGGATTTGCCGCCACGCCATTTCTTTGTGAAGCCCTTGCATCTACCGGCCACATCCAAGTTGCGTATGCGATGCTTCTCGAGAAAGGCTGTCCATCTTGGCTATACCCAGTAACCATGGGTGCGACTACAGTCTGGGAGAGGTGGGACAGTATGTTGCCTGACGGTTCTATCAACCCAGGAGAAATGACCTCATTTAACCACTATGCCTTTGGCGCTATAGCCAAGTTCATGTATGAGAGAGTCGCCGGGCTGCAGAGGCTTGAGCCTGGATGGAGGAGAGTTCGTATTTCCCCAGCTATCGGCGCCACCTTTTCTCGAGCTGCTGCGTCGCATGTTTCCCCTCAAGGTACGATCTGTTTTGAGTGGGAAACGAGGGTTATTGACGGGGACACCGAGGAGTTTACTATCGAAACTACGGTTCCGCCAAACACTGTCGCTGAGATTATACTTCCTGGCTTGGAAAAAGAAGAGGTAAAGGAGGTTGGTTGTGGTGAATGGACTTTTAGATCACACTTTAGAAGAGATTATGAGTGGCCTGTCTCACCGCTACCACCAAAGTCATAA